TTCCGGCCAACTGGTGGGAAACTGCGGGCTGCTCGAAAAGGAAGTCGGCGGAGAAGCGGAGATCGAGCTCGTCTACGTCTTCGCCGCCTCCGCCTGGGGCAAAGGCTACGCCACGGAAATCGGCATGGCATTGATCCGACACGCGTTCGAAACGCTGGGACTCGAACGACTCATCGCCTTGATCGAGCCAGAG
This genomic interval from Anaerolineales bacterium contains the following:
- a CDS encoding GNAT family N-acetyltransferase yields the protein SGQLVGNCGLLEKEVGGEAEIELVYVFAASAWGKGYATEIGMALIRHAFETLGLERLIALIEPENAASERVAQKVGMRFDREVRRPGGAIRKVYVIESGE